Proteins encoded by one window of Puntigrus tetrazona isolate hp1 chromosome 17, ASM1883169v1, whole genome shotgun sequence:
- the hectd1 gene encoding E3 ubiquitin-protein ligase HECTD1 isoform X5, with protein MADVDPDTLLEWLQMGQGDERDMQLIALEQLCMLLLMSDNVDRCFETCPPRTFLPALCKIFLDESAPDNVLEVTARAITYYLDVSAECTRRIVGVDGAIKALCNRLVVVELNNRTSRDLAEQCVKVLELICTRESGAVFEAGGLNCVLSFIRDSGHLVHKDTLHSAMAVVSRLCSKMEPQDSSLETCVESLSSLLKHEDHQVSDGALRCFASLADRFTRRGVDPAPLAKHGLTEELLSRMAAAGGTASGPSSTCKPGRTSSGATPSAADSKLSNQVSTIVSLLSTLCRGSPLVTHDLLRSELPDSMESALQGDERCVLDTMRLVDLLLVLLFEGRKALPKSTAGSTGRIPGLRRLDSSGERSHRQLIDCIRSKDTDALIDAIDTGAFEVNFMDDVGQTLLNWASAFGTQEMVEFLCERGADVNRGQRSSSLHYAACFGRPQVAKTLLRHGANPDLRDEDGKTPLDKARERGHSEVVAILQSPGDWMCPVNKGDDKKKKDVNKEEEEGSEPKGDPEMAPIYLKRLLPVFAQTFQQTMLPSIRKASLALIRKMVHYSSEVLLKEVCDSDAGHNLPTVLVEITATVLDQEDDDDGHLLALQIIRDLVDKGGDVFLDQLARLGVINKVSTLAGPTSDDENEEEAKPEKDDEPQEDAKEIQQGKPYHWRDWSIIRGRDCLYIWSDAAALELSNGSNGWFRFILDGKLATMYSSGSPEGGSDSSESRSEFLEKLQRARSQVKPVTASQPILSTQGPTKLTVGNWSLTCLKEGEIAIHNSDGQQATILKEDLPGFVFESNRGTKHSFTAETSLGSEFVTGWTGKRGRKLKSKLEKTKQKVKTMARDLYDDHFKAVESMPRGVVVTLRNIATQLESAWELHTNRQCIEGENTWRDLMKTALENLIVVLKDENTISPYEMCSSGLVQALFTVLSNSVELDMKHDCKPLMERINVFKTAFTENEDDESRPAVALIRKLIAVLESIERLPLHLYDTPGSTYNLQILTRRLRFRLERAPGETALIDRTGRMLKMEPLATVESLEQYLLKMVAKQWYDFDRSSFIFVRKLREGQSFTFRHQHDFDENGIVYWIGTNAKTAYEWVNPAAYGLVVVTSSEGRNLPYGRLEDILSRDSSALNCHTNDDKNAWFAIDLGLWVIPSAYTLRHARGYGRSALRNWVFQVSKDGQNWMTLYTHVDDSSLNEPGSTATWPLDPSKDEKQGWRHIRIKQMGKNASGQTHYLSLSGLEIYGTVTGVCEDQLGKAVKEAEANLRRQRRLFRSQVMKYIVPGARVVRGIDWKWRDQDGNPAGEGTVTGEAHNGWIDVTWDAGGSNSYRMGAEGKFDLKLAPGYDPESAPSPKPVSSTVAGTPQSWSSLVKNNCPDKGGSSSTAGASSSSRKGSSSSVCSVASSSDISLSSTRVERRVESLLEQGIGIVGGPPGAEGQEPIVVLSSAEAGSASSTSTLTADTGSESGERKTPAPDGTSRQSAESTAISMGIVSVSSPDVSSVSESSSKDAASQRPMCSATSARLSVSSLLAAGAPMSSSASVPNLSSREASLMESFVRRAPNMSRTNATNNMNLSRSSSDNNTNTLGRNVMSTATSPLMGAQSFPNLTTTGTTSTVTMSTSIVTSSNNVATATTGLSVGQLLSNTLTTSLTSTSSESDTGQEAEFSLYDFLDSCRANTLLAELDDEEDLPEPDDDDDENEDDNQEEQEYEEVLVRSRVNLGYHVHIHREEEEYETKGGRRRTWDDDFVLKRQFSALVPAFDPRPGRTNVQQTTDLEIPPPGTPRSEVQEEVECTPSPRLALILKVAGLGTTREVELPLNNYKSTIFYYVQKLLQLSCNGAIKPDKLRRIWEPTYTIMYRELKDSDKERESGKMDFCERGCRSSGLSSGTLSATQSCDILSAAREQAQAKAGSGQSACSVEDVLQLLRILFTIGGEPSSGRTLQEDVEELQFNASPEEFTSKKITTKILQQIEEPLALASGALPDWCEQLTSKCPFLIPFETRQLYFTCTAFGASRAIVWLQNRREATMERSRPSTTVRRDDPGEFRVGRLKHERVKVPRGESMMEWAESVMQIHADRKSVLEVEFQGEEGTGLGPTLEFYALVAAEFQRTSLGIWLCDDDFPDDESRQVDLGGGLKPPGYYVQRSCGLFPAPFPQDSDELERITKLFLFLGIFLAKCIQDNRLVDLPISQPFFKLLCMGDIKSNMSKLLYQTRVESDCHFSEIQSEASTEEGQDTYSVGSFDEDSKSEFILDPPKPKPPAWYHGILTWEDFELVNPHRAQFLKELKALSVKRRQILGNKSLSEDEKNTRLQDLMLKNPMGSGPPLSVEDLGLNFQFCPSSKVHGFSSVDLKPNGEDEMVTMENAEEYVELMFDFCMHTGIQKQMEAFREGFNKVFPMEKLSSFSHKEVQMILCGNQSPSWTAEDIVNYTEPKLGYTRDSPGFLRFVRVLCGMSSDERKAFLQFTTGCSTLPPGGLANLHPRLTVVRKVDATDASYPSVNTCVHYLKLPEYSSEEIMRERLLAATMEKGFHLN; from the exons ATGGCAGACGTGGACCCGGACACATTGCTGGAGTGGCTGCAGATGGGACAGGGTGATGAAAGGGATATGCAGCTCATCGCCCTGGAGCAGCTCTGCATGCTGTTGCTCATGTCAGACAATGTTGACCGCTGCTTCGAAAC GTGTCCTCCACGGACATTTCTCCCAGCTCTGTGTAAGATCTTCCTGGATGAGAGCGCACCAGATAATGTGCTGGAAGTGACAGCCAGGGCCATCACCTACTACTTGGACGTGTCCGCTGAATGCACCCGCAGGATTGTGGGAGTTGATGGAGCCATCAAAGCCCTGTGTAACCGGCTGGTGGTGGTGGAGCTCAACAACAGGACAAGCAGAGATCTGGCTGAACAATGTGTAAAG GTTCTGGAGCTGATTTGCACACGGGAGTCTGGAGCTGTATTTGAAGCGGGTGGCTTGAACTGTGTTCTGAGCTTCATTAGGGACAGTGGTCATCTTGTGCACAAGGACACATTGCACTCTGCCATGGCAGTAGTTTCTCGCCTCTGTAGTAAGATGGAGCCACAAGACTCTTCCCTAGAGACATGCGTGGAGTCCCTCTCTAGTCTGCTGAAACATGAAGACCACCAG GTGTCTGATGGAGCTCTGCGTTGCTTTGCTTCACTGGCTGACCGGTTTACACGGCGTGGAGTTGATCCAGCCCCATTAGCTAAGCATGGACTGACAGAAGAGCTGCTGTCCCGTATGGCTGCGGCAGGAGGGACGGCATCTGGACCCTCCTCCACCTGCAAGCCTGGCAGGACCTCTAGCGGAGCCACTCCATCTGCTGCGGACTCTAAACTGAGCAACCAAGTGTCCACCATTGTCAGCCTTCTGTCCACGCTGTGCAGAGGCTCACCACTTGTCACACAT GATCTTCTGCGCTCAGAGCTGCCTGATTCCATGGAGAGTGCTCTACAGGGGGATGAGCGCTGTGTGCTGGACACCATGCGTCTGGTGGACTTACTGCTGGTGCTGCTCTTTGAGGGACGCAAGGCTTTGCCCAAATCTACAGCTGGTTCTACTGGCCGTATCCCTGGTCTGAGGCGTCTCGACAGCTCCGGGGAACGCTCCCACCGACAGCTTATTGACTGTATACGCAGCAAAGACACTGATGCTCTCATTGATGCCATTGACACCGGTG CATTTGAAGTGAATTTCATGGATGATGTAGGACAGACTCTCTTGAACTGGGCATCTGCATTTGGAACACAGGAGATG GTGGAGTTCCTCTGTGAGAGAGGTGCTGATGTCAATAGAGGCCAGAGGTCATCCTCTCTGCACTATGCTGCCTGTTTTGGCAGGCCACAAGTAGCCAAG ACTTTACTGCGCCATGGGGCCAACCCTGACCTGAGAGATGAAGATGGGAAAACTCCGTTAGacaaagcgagagagagaggacataGCGAGGTTGTAGCAATTCTCCAGTCACCTG GAGACTGGATGTGTCCTGTCAACAAGGGTGATGACAAGAAAAAGAAGGATGTTAataaagaggaggaagagggcAGTGAGCCGAAAGGTGACCCAGAGATGGCGCCTATCTACCTGAAAAGGCTGCTTCCAGTATTTGCACAGACCTTTCAGCAAACCATGCTGCCTTCAATAAG GAAAGCTAGTTTAGCTCTAATCAGAAAGATGGTGCACTACAGTTCTGAAGTTCTACTTAAGGAAGTGTGTGACTCTGATGCCGGACACAACTTGCCCACTGTACTTGTGGAAATCACTGCGACTGTGCTGGATCAGGAG gatgatgatgatggtcaCCTGCTGGCACTGCAGATCATTAGAGATCTAGTAGATAAGGGAGGTGACGTGTTCTTGGATCAGCTTGCCAGACTGGGTGTCATTAATAAGGTGTCCACTCTGGCAGGACCCACATCAGATGATGAAAATGAGGAAGAGGCCAAACCTGAGAAG GATGATGAACCACAAGAGGATGCCAAAGAAATCCAGCAGGGGAAGCCTTACCACTGGAGAGACTGGTCCATCATTAGAGGCAGGGACTGTCTTTATATCTGGAGTGATGCAGCTGCTTTGGAGCTTTCCAATGGCAGCAATGGTTGGTTCCGCTTCATCCTGGATGGTAAACTGGCCACCATGTACTCCAGTGGAAGTCCAGAGGGTGGCTCTGACAGCTCAG AGAGCAGAAGTGAATTTTTGGAGAAGCTGCAGCGTGCCAGAAGTCAGGTCAAACCGGTGACAGCTAGTCAGCCCATCTTGTCCACACAGGGTCCCACTAAACTCACTGTAGGGAACTGGTCTCTAACTTGTCTGAAAGAGGGTGAGATTGCCATCCATAATTCAGATGGCCAGCAGGCCACCATCCTCAAAGAGGACCTACCAGGCTTTGTGTTCGAGTCAAACCGAGGCACTAAGCACTCTTTCACTGCTGAAACGTCTCTAG GCTCTGAGTTTGTTACTGGCTGGACTGGTAAGCGTGGAAGAAAGCTCAAATCCAaattggaaaaaacaaaacaaaag GTAAAAACGATGGCCAGAGATCTGTATGATGATCACTTCAAGGCTGTGGAGAGTATGCCGAGAGGTGTAGTGGTCACTCTAAGAAACATCGCCACACAGCTGGAGTCTGCTTGGGAGCTACATACTAACAGACAG tgcaTTGAAGGTGAAAACACATGGCGAGACCTCATGAAAACAGCTCTGGAGAATTTAATAGTCGTTCTCAAAGATGAGAACACCATTTCCCCATATGAAATGTGCAGCAGTGGCCTCGTGCAAGCTCTTTTTACTGTCCTCAGCAAT AGCGTGGAGCTAGACATGAAACATGATTGTAAGCCTCTGATGGAAAGAATAAATGTGTTCAAGACTGCGTTTACTGAAAATGAAGATGACGAAAG CCGACCAGCAGTTGCCTTAATCCGCAAACTGATAGCAGTGTTGGAGTCAATAGAACGGCTACCTCTCCATTTATATGATACACCAGGCTCAACATATAATTTACAG ATACTGACAAGGAGGTTACGTTTCCGCTTGGAGCGTGCTCCAGGTGAAACGGCCCTGATTGATAGAACCGGTAGAATGCTAAAGATGGAACCACTGGCTACTGTTGAGTCACTGGAGCAGTATCTTCTTAAGATG GTGGCCAAGCAGTGGTATGACTTTGACAGGTCCTCATTCATCTTTGTTAGAAAGCTCAGAGAGGGTCAGAGCTTCACCTTCAGGCACCAGCATGACTTTGACGAGAACGGAATTGTATACTGGATTGGCACCAATGCAAA GACTGCATATGAATGGGTGAACCCCGCTGCTTACGGATTAGTGGTTGTGACTTCCTCCGAGGGCAGAAACTTGCCTTACGGCCGACTTGAAGACATCCTGAGCAGAGATAGCTCCGCTCTCAATTGTCACACCAATGATGACAAAAATGCTTGGTTTGCCATCGATCTTGGTTTATGGGTCATCCCCTCTGCATACACACTTCGCCACGCTCGTGGATATGGTCGATCCGCCCTCCGGAATTGGGTATTTCAAGTGTCCAAAGATGGTCAGAACTGGATGACACTCTACACCCATGTGGATGACAGCTCTCTCAATGAACCGGG GTCAACAGCCACATGGCCTCTGGATCCATCCAAAGATGAGAAGCAGGGCTGGAGACATATTCGCATTAAACAAATGGGGAAGAATGCCAGCGGACAAACACACTACCTCTCCCTGTCTGGTTTAGAGATTTATGGCACTGTTACTGGTGTCTGTGAGGACCAGCTGG GTAAAGCAGTGAAGGAGGCAGAGGCCAACCTGAGAAGGCAGCGGCGGCTCTTTCGTTCTCAGGTGATGAAGTACATTGTACCAGGGGCACGGGTGGTGCGTGGTATAGACTGGAAATGGAGGGACCAGGATGGCAATCCTGCAGGAGAGGGCACTGTGACTGGAGAAGCTCATAATG GCTGGATTGATGTCACCTGGGATGCCGGTGGCTCAAACTCGTATCGTATGGGTGCGGAAGGGAAGTTTGACCTCAAGCTTGCGCCAGGGTACGACCCTGAATCAGCGCCGTCACCCAAACCTGTCTCATCCACTGTTGCAGGCACACCGCAGTCCTGGAGCAGCCTGGTGAAAAATAACTGTCCAGACAAGGGTGGCTCATCCTCCACAGCGGGGGCCAGTTCCTCTAGCCGCAAGGGTAGTAGCAGTTCGGTGTGTAGCGTGGCCAGCAGCAGCGATATAAGCCTCAGCTCCACCCGAGTGGAGCGCAGAGTCGAGAGCCTGTTGGAGCAGGGAATAGGCATCGTCGGAGGGCCCCCGGGGGCAGAGGGCCAAGAACCAATAGTTGTCCTTTCCTCAGCCGAAGCTGGCTCTGCTTCCAGCACCAGCACGTTAACTGCAGACACAGGAAGTGAAAGTGGCGAACGTAAAACACCAGCACCCGATGGCACTTCGAGACAGTCGGCCGAGTCGACAGCCATCTCTATGGGAATCGTGAGTGTGAGCTCGCCGGACGTCAGCTCTGTTTCAGAGTCATCTAGCAAGGACGCAGCATCACAGAGGCCCATGTGCTCCGCCACCAGTGCACGGCTCTCCGTTAGTTCACTTTTGGCTGCTGGAGCTCCCATGAGCTCCAGTGCCAGCGTTCCCAACTTGTCCTCACGGGAGGCCAGCCTGATGGAGTCGTTTGTTCGCAGAGCGCCCAACATGTCTCGCACCAACGCCACCAACAACATGAACCTGAGTCGAAGCAGCAGCGACAACAACACTAACACGCTGGGACGCAATGTAATGAGCACTGCCA CTTCTCCTCTCATGGGTGCGCAGAGCTTTCCTAACCTTACAACCACTGGTACCACCTCAACTGTTACAATGTCCACCTCTATAGTAACCAGCAGCAATAATGTAGCCACGGCAACTACAGGTTTGTCCGTCGGCCAGTTGCTCAGTAACACGCTGACGACCAGCCTGACCTCTACATCTAGTGAAAGTGACACAGGTCAGGAGGCTGAGTTTTCACTCTATG ATTTCTTGGACAGCTGTCGGGCCAATACATTGCTTGCTGAGTTGGATGATGAGGAGGACTTGCCAGAGCcagacgatgatgatgatgagaatgAGGACGACAATCAGGAGGAACAGGAGTATGAGGAAGTTCTGGTACGGTCCAGGGTCAACCTTGGTTACCACGTTCATATTCATAGG gaggaagaggagtATGAAACCAAAGGGGGTCGACGCAGGACATGGGATGACGACTTTGTGCTGAAACGGCAGTTTTCTGCTTTAGTACCTGCATTTGATCCCAGACCAGGCCGGACTAACGTCCAGCAAACTACTGACCTGGAAATCCCTCCACCAG GTACACCTCGCTCAGAGGTGCAGGAGGAGGTGGAGTGCACACCTTCACCCCGTCTGGCTCTCATCCTGAAAGTAGCAGGTCTTGGGACAACTCGAGAAGTAGAACTACCTCTCAACAACTACAAGTCCACCATTTTCTATTATGTCCAAAAGCTTCTCCAGCTCTCATGCAATGGTGCTATTAAACCCGACAAGCTAAGACGCATCTGGGAACCTACGTATAC GATAATGTACAGGGAGTTGAAGGACtctgacaaagaaagagagagtggaAAGATG GACTTCTGCGAGCGTGGCTGCAGATCGTCAGGCCTGAGTTCAGGAACGTTGTCCGCCACGCAGAGCTGTGACATCCTGAGTGCTGCACGTGAGCAGGCTCAGGCCAAGGCGGGCTCGGGACAGAGTGCCTGCAGTGTAGAGGACGTACTGCAGCTCTTACGCATCCTCTTTACCATCGGAGGAGAACCTTCATCCGGTCGCACACTACAAGAAG ATGTGGAAGAGCTGCAGTTCAATGCATCACCTGAGGAATTCACcagcaaaaaaattacaaccaaAATCCTGCAGCAGATTGAG GAGCCACTGGCCCTGGCTAGCGGAGCTCTTCCAGACTGGTGTGAACAGTTAACCAGCAAGTGTCCTTTCCTCATACCATTTGAAACCCGGCAGCTTTATTTTACCTGCACTGCATTTGGAGCCTCCAG ggCAATTGTCTGGCTCCAGAACCGAAGAGAAGCCACAATGGAACGTTCCCGGCCATCCACAACGGTCCGCCGTGATGATCCTGGCGAGTTCCGTGTAGGTCGGCTCAAGCACGAGCGTGTCAAGGTGCCTCGTGGAGAGAGTATGATGGAGTGGGCTGAGAGTGTGATGCAGATACATGCTGACAGAAAGTCTGTACTGGAG GTGGAGTTCCAGGGGGAGGAGGGCACTGGTCTTGGACCCACCCTGGAGTTCTATGCTCTTGTGGCTGCGGAGTTCCAGAGGACGTCTCTTGGTATCTGGCTCTGTGACGACGACTTCCCAGATGACGAGTCGCGTCAA GTGGATCTGGGCGGTGGCTTGAAACCACCAGGCTATTATGTACAACGTTCCTGCGGCCTTTTCCCTGCTCCTTTCCCTCAGGACAGTGATGAACTGGAGCGTATCACCAAGCTTTTCCTGTTTCTTGGCATCTTTCTGGCCAAATGCATCCAGGACAACCGGCTTGTGGATCTACCCATATCCCAGCCTTTCTTCAAACTGCTCTGTATGGGCGACATCAAAAGCAACATGAGTAAGCTACTTTATCAGACTCGTGTGGAATCGGACTGCCACTTCTCTGAAATCCAGTCCGAAGCCTCCACCGAGGAGGGTCAGGACACTTACTCAGTGGGTAGCTTTGATGAAGACTCCAAGTCTGAGTTCATCCTTGACCCGCCCAAGCCCAAGCCACCAGCTTGGTATCATGGCATCTTGACCTGGGAGGACTTTGAACTGGTGAATCCTCACAGAGCGCAGTTCCTGAAAGAGCTGAAAGCACTGTCTGTAAAGCGCAGACAGATCCTGGGCAATAAGAGTCTGTCAGAGGATGAGAAGAACACAAGGCTACAGGATCTCATGCTAAAGAACCCTATGGGCTCTGGCCCACCACTTAGTGTGGAAGATTTAGG attaaattTCCAGTTCTGTCCATCGTCCAAAGTACATGGTTTCTCATCAGTAGACTTGAAGCCCAATGGAGAGGATGAG ATGGTCACCATGGAAAACGCAGAGGAGTATGTAGAGCTCATGTTTGACTTCTGCATGCACACAGGAATCCAGAAGCAAATGGAAGCCTTTAGAG AGGGCTTTAACAAAGTGTTTCCAATGGAGAAGCTCAGTTCATTTAGTCATAAAGAGGTGCAGATGATCTTGTGTGGCAACCAGTCTCCATCCTGGACTGCTGAAGACATTGTTAACTACACAGAACCTAAACTTGGTTACACACGAGACAG TCCTGGTTTCTTGCGCTTTGTTCGAGTGCTGTGTGGAATGTCCTCGGATGAGAGAAAAGCCTTCCTTCAATTCACCACAGGCTGCTCGACCCTGCCCCCTGGTGGACTGGCCAACCTCCATCCACGTCTCACAGTAGTCCGGAAG GTTGACGCAACAGATGCCAGCTATCCTTCAGTTAACACGTGTGTGCACTACTTGAAGTTGCCGGAATATTCCTCCGAAGAGATCATGAGAGAGCGCCTCCTCGCTGCCACTATGGAGAAGGGCTTCCACCTCAACTGA